A genomic window from Gymnodinialimonas ceratoperidinii includes:
- a CDS encoding efflux RND transporter periplasmic adaptor subunit — protein MRFLGRALIGLFLTACTVGLFALAGSITYGALQARWADEGRVPPTRERVFAAEVAPLTFGDETPVLTAFGEIRSRRTLELRAPAEGTVVELAEGFEDGGAVTSGQLLARIDPAEAQSARDTAAADLQDAENELAEATRALELAEEEVTAARNQAEIRSRALERARDLLERGVGSTAAVETAELAEATAAQAILSQRRALAVAEARVDNAGTALSRRQIALAEAERRLAETELRAAFSGVLTDVDAAAGRLVSRNERLASLIDADALEVAFRISTAQYIRLLDADGNLPERPVRVILDVFGLDMTADATLTRESGAVEEGQSGRLLFARIDNARGLRVGDFVRVEVDEPTLSDVARLPAAALGSDGEILLLGEDNVLEAVEVALLSRQGDEVLVRPTASAPRAGDGEGAGAGDAAGRRGAGRSDGDAPGNARPAGQTATRFEGRDVVLVRTPVLGEGIRVNPIRPGAEDAPEVSDTIALDPERRARLITYVETDGLIPDDARTRMLQQLNEEEVPLRIVNRLEARMGS, from the coding sequence ATGCGGTTTCTCGGACGCGCCTTGATCGGCCTTTTCCTCACGGCCTGTACCGTGGGGCTCTTCGCATTGGCGGGCAGCATCACCTACGGCGCCTTGCAGGCCCGTTGGGCGGACGAGGGGCGCGTGCCGCCCACGCGCGAGCGGGTCTTCGCGGCAGAGGTGGCGCCGCTGACCTTCGGGGATGAAACTCCGGTGCTGACAGCCTTCGGCGAGATCCGCTCGCGGCGGACGTTGGAATTGCGCGCGCCGGCGGAAGGCACTGTCGTGGAATTGGCGGAAGGCTTCGAGGATGGCGGCGCGGTGACATCCGGGCAGCTTCTGGCGCGCATCGATCCGGCCGAGGCGCAATCGGCGCGGGACACGGCCGCCGCCGATCTGCAGGACGCCGAGAACGAATTGGCCGAAGCGACGCGCGCGCTGGAACTGGCCGAGGAAGAGGTCACTGCCGCGCGCAACCAAGCCGAGATCCGCAGCCGCGCGCTGGAGCGCGCCCGCGACTTGCTGGAACGGGGCGTCGGCTCGACCGCTGCCGTGGAGACGGCAGAGTTGGCGGAGGCGACGGCGGCCCAGGCGATCTTGTCGCAGCGCCGCGCGTTGGCGGTTGCCGAGGCGCGGGTGGACAATGCGGGCACGGCGCTGTCGCGTCGCCAGATTGCCCTGGCGGAGGCCGAGCGTCGCCTGGCGGAGACCGAGCTTCGCGCGGCCTTCAGTGGCGTGTTGACCGATGTGGATGCCGCCGCTGGCCGCCTGGTGAGCCGGAACGAACGCCTCGCCTCGCTCATCGATGCCGACGCGTTGGAGGTCGCCTTCCGCATTTCGACCGCGCAATACATTCGCTTGCTGGACGCAGACGGCAACCTGCCGGAGCGCCCGGTGCGGGTGATCCTTGATGTCTTCGGTCTCGATATGACGGCGGATGCGACGCTGACCCGCGAAAGCGGCGCGGTGGAAGAGGGGCAATCGGGCCGGCTGCTCTTCGCGAGGATCGACAACGCCCGCGGCTTGCGGGTGGGCGATTTCGTCCGCGTCGAGGTGGATGAGCCGACGCTGTCCGATGTGGCGCGCCTGCCTGCCGCGGCACTTGGCTCGGACGGAGAAATCCTGCTTTTGGGCGAGGACAACGTGCTCGAGGCCGTGGAGGTCGCCCTGCTCAGCCGTCAGGGCGACGAGGTTCTGGTGCGGCCTACAGCATCCGCGCCGCGCGCGGGCGACGGTGAAGGCGCTGGCGCGGGCGATGCCGCGGGCCGCAGAGGGGCGGGCCGATCCGATGGAGACGCGCCGGGCAATGCGCGCCCCGCCGGGCAGACTGCGACCCGGTTCGAGGGCCGCGACGTGGTGCTGGTCCGGACGCCCGTGCTGGGCGAGGGCATCCGGGTGAACCCGATCCGACCCGGTGCCGAGGATGCGCCCGAGGTGTCTGACACGATCGCCCTCGATCCTGAACGCCGGGCGCGGTTGATCACCTATGTGGAGACCGATGGGCTCATCCCCGATGACGCCCGCACCCGCATGTTGCAACAACTCAACGAAGAGGAAGTGCCGCTGCGCATTGTGAACCGCCTCGAAGCGCGGATGGGCAGCTAG
- a CDS encoding L-threonylcarbamoyladenylate synthase — translation MPPLKVETLHDNVAGIARAVAILRDGGLLALPTETVYGLAADARNNTAVARIFEAKGRPTFNPLIVHVLSVEAAAELVDFSDTARTLAEAFWPGPMTLVLPSRGNVADLVSGGLDTLAVRVPAHSLARKVLAEFGGPIAAPSANPSGQISPTLAQHVLDGLEGRIDAVLDGGACGVGLESTILAPGPDGVRLLREGGISREAVEARVGPVVADLTPGRVEAPGQMERHYAPRTKVLLGGDAQAGEVTVGFGATPGELSLSEDGDLVDAAARLFAVLHGADALATSRGAPAIRVAAVPEVGLGRAINDRLRRAAT, via the coding sequence ATGCCACCCCTAAAAGTCGAAACGCTGCACGATAATGTCGCGGGCATCGCCCGTGCGGTAGCAATATTGCGTGACGGGGGGCTGTTGGCCCTGCCGACGGAAACGGTCTACGGCCTTGCCGCCGATGCGCGAAACAACACCGCCGTGGCGCGGATATTCGAAGCCAAGGGCCGTCCCACGTTCAATCCGCTGATCGTCCATGTGCTGTCGGTGGAGGCCGCGGCGGAACTCGTCGACTTCTCCGACACCGCCCGCACGCTGGCCGAGGCCTTCTGGCCGGGCCCGATGACGCTGGTGCTGCCATCACGGGGCAATGTGGCGGACCTGGTGTCAGGCGGGCTCGACACCTTGGCCGTGCGGGTGCCCGCGCATTCGCTCGCGCGCAAGGTTCTGGCGGAGTTTGGCGGACCGATTGCGGCGCCATCGGCCAACCCGTCCGGCCAGATCAGCCCGACGCTGGCGCAGCATGTTCTGGACGGGCTGGAGGGTCGGATCGACGCGGTGCTGGACGGCGGCGCCTGCGGTGTCGGCCTCGAATCCACGATCCTCGCGCCCGGCCCGGACGGGGTCCGGCTGCTGCGCGAAGGCGGCATCTCGCGCGAAGCGGTGGAAGCGCGCGTCGGGCCGGTCGTGGCGGATCTGACACCGGGCCGCGTCGAGGCACCGGGACAGATGGAGCGTCATTACGCCCCGCGCACCAAGGTCCTCCTTGGCGGCGACGCGCAGGCGGGTGAGGTGACGGTGGGCTTCGGCGCGACGCCGGGCGAGCTCTCGCTCTCGGAGGATGGCGACCTCGTGGACGCTGCCGCACGGCTCTTCGCGGTGCTCCATGGCGCGGATGCCCTCGCAACCTCGCGTGGGGCGCCGGCGATCCGGGTGGCAGCGGTGCCGGAGGTGGGCCTCGGGCGTGCGATCAACGACAGGCTGCGCCGCGCCGCAACCTAG
- a CDS encoding YqgE/AlgH family protein, which yields MTMPDLSHDLTGKLLIAMPGMEDPRFAGGVILLCVHSPDQAMGLMINKPMEEVTFKELMEQLDIPNRGTAPTVPVGFGGPVEMRRGFVLHSPDYAPRGEEALRIDHRFAMTGTLDILEDIAGGRGPMRALLALGYAGWGEGQLEAEIARNDWLTADATPELVFDLAMDKKWDAAVQSLGINPLMLSSEAGHA from the coding sequence ATGACCATGCCAGACCTCTCCCACGATCTGACCGGGAAATTGCTGATCGCGATGCCCGGAATGGAAGACCCGAGGTTCGCGGGCGGGGTGATCCTGCTCTGCGTGCACTCGCCGGATCAGGCCATGGGCCTGATGATCAACAAGCCGATGGAAGAGGTCACCTTCAAGGAGTTGATGGAGCAGCTCGACATCCCCAACCGCGGCACCGCGCCCACCGTGCCGGTGGGGTTCGGCGGCCCGGTCGAGATGCGCCGGGGCTTCGTGCTGCATTCCCCCGATTACGCGCCGCGCGGGGAAGAGGCGTTGCGCATCGACCACCGTTTCGCGATGACAGGCACCCTCGATATCCTCGAAGACATTGCCGGCGGACGCGGCCCGATGCGCGCCCTTCTGGCGCTTGGCTATGCCGGGTGGGGCGAAGGCCAGCTGGAGGCCGAGATCGCCCGCAACGATTGGCTGACCGCCGATGCCACGCCGGAACTGGTGTTCGATCTGGCGATGGACAAGAAGTGGGACGCGGCGGTGCAAAGCCTCGGGATCAACCCGCTGATGCTATCATCCGAGGCCGGGCACGCCTAG
- a CDS encoding aa3-type cytochrome c oxidase subunit IV — MADHDDYKHGEMDITEQEKAFAGFMKMSTNVAIFSILVLIFLAIFAS, encoded by the coding sequence ATGGCCGATCACGACGACTACAAGCACGGCGAAATGGACATCACCGAGCAGGAGAAGGCATTCGCCGGCTTCATGAAAATGTCCACCAACGTGGCGATTTTCAGCATTCTCGTCCTGATTTTCCTGGCGATCTTCGCGTCATGA
- a CDS encoding MBL fold metallo-hydrolase, which translates to MPDGCFNPIRTPFPEIPADGEAVEVAEGVLWLRVPLPMALDHVNVYALRDDDGWTIIDTGVNSRRTIALWEKIFEGPLAGAPVKRLIVTHHHPDHVGLAGWFQSRGVELYMTRTAWLFARMLTLDEQSAATDEQVQFWIDAGMSPEVLAERRAERPFNFADIVHPMPLGFTRLHEGGSIEMGGRTWDIRFGHGHAPDHATFWSRDEDLVIGGDQLLATISPNIGVYATEPDADPLGDWMAACEALQPFALESHLVLPGHKVPFTGLPARMRQLIDNHHGALARLRDHIAQGPCSAAECFPALFKRKIDGGTYGLALVEAVAHLNHLHQLGQVTRSRREDGAWAYRLAQ; encoded by the coding sequence ATGCCTGATGGTTGTTTCAATCCGATCCGAACCCCTTTCCCGGAAATCCCCGCTGACGGCGAGGCCGTCGAAGTGGCCGAAGGCGTGTTGTGGCTGCGGGTTCCGCTGCCGATGGCGCTGGACCACGTGAACGTCTACGCGCTGCGCGATGATGACGGCTGGACGATCATCGACACCGGCGTGAACTCGCGCCGCACCATCGCGCTGTGGGAGAAGATCTTCGAAGGCCCGCTTGCGGGGGCGCCGGTGAAACGGCTGATCGTGACCCACCACCACCCCGACCACGTGGGCCTTGCGGGCTGGTTCCAGAGCCGGGGCGTTGAGCTCTACATGACCCGCACGGCCTGGCTCTTTGCGCGCATGCTGACGCTGGACGAACAATCCGCCGCAACCGACGAACAGGTGCAGTTCTGGATCGATGCCGGCATGTCGCCCGAGGTGCTGGCCGAGCGTCGCGCCGAGCGGCCGTTCAACTTCGCCGATATCGTCCATCCGATGCCGCTCGGGTTCACGCGTCTGCACGAGGGCGGCTCGATCGAGATGGGCGGGCGCACGTGGGACATCCGCTTTGGCCACGGCCACGCGCCCGATCACGCGACGTTCTGGAGCCGGGATGAGGATCTCGTCATTGGCGGCGACCAATTGCTGGCGACGATCTCGCCCAACATCGGCGTCTATGCCACCGAGCCCGATGCCGATCCCCTGGGCGACTGGATGGCCGCCTGCGAGGCGCTGCAGCCCTTCGCGCTTGAAAGCCATCTGGTGCTGCCCGGCCACAAGGTGCCCTTCACCGGCCTGCCGGCCCGGATGCGGCAGTTGATCGACAATCACCATGGAGCCTTGGCGCGATTGCGCGACCATATCGCCCAAGGCCCCTGTTCGGCGGCGGAATGTTTCCCGGCCCTGTTCAAGCGCAAGATCGACGGCGGCACCTATGGCCTGGCGCTGGTGGAGGCGGTCGCGCACCTCAACCATCTGCATCAGCTTGGTCAGGTGACGCGAAGCCGGCGCGAAGACGGGGCCTGGGCCTACCGCCTGGCACAGTGA
- a CDS encoding protein-disulfide reductase DsbD domain-containing protein: MTFLARLFCAATLGLMSALPVSAQYVSAEDVVDVSLMPGYRLDGSRHMAAIRIRLAPGWKTYWRAPGDGGVPTVLRLTRAEGVTGMAIHWPRPQVFYSNGLRAIGYEGDVILPLEFALDTAGVARVSGRLDLGVCQDVCMPITVDLGGVLPVETTRDGAIAAALSDRPYTAAEAGAGAVTCAIEPIADGLRVTVRAQVPDTGRNEALVVEHRDPMIWVSEAATERQGGWLIGVADVVPADHGPFAMNRGDLRITVIGSRMAVELNRCTG; encoded by the coding sequence ATGACCTTTCTCGCCCGCCTGTTCTGTGCCGCAACCCTCGGGTTGATGTCCGCGCTGCCCGTCTCCGCCCAATATGTCTCGGCCGAGGATGTGGTCGACGTGAGCCTGATGCCCGGCTACCGGCTCGACGGTTCCCGGCACATGGCCGCGATCCGCATTCGGCTGGCGCCCGGCTGGAAGACCTATTGGCGCGCGCCGGGCGATGGCGGCGTGCCGACGGTCCTGCGCCTGACCCGCGCCGAGGGCGTCACCGGCATGGCGATCCATTGGCCGCGTCCGCAGGTATTCTACAGCAACGGCTTGCGCGCCATCGGCTACGAAGGCGACGTGATCCTGCCGCTGGAATTCGCCCTCGACACGGCCGGCGTGGCGCGGGTGTCCGGGCGGCTGGATCTTGGTGTCTGCCAGGATGTCTGCATGCCGATTACGGTCGACCTTGGCGGTGTCCTTCCGGTCGAGACGACGCGCGACGGCGCCATTGCGGCAGCGCTATCGGATCGGCCGTACACTGCGGCCGAGGCCGGTGCGGGCGCCGTGACCTGCGCCATCGAGCCGATCGCCGATGGCTTGCGCGTCACCGTACGTGCGCAGGTGCCGGACACCGGGCGGAACGAGGCGCTTGTCGTCGAGCATCGTGACCCGATGATCTGGGTTTCGGAGGCAGCGACCGAGCGCCAGGGCGGCTGGCTCATCGGTGTAGCCGACGTGGTGCCGGCCGACCACGGCCCCTTCGCGATGAACCGGGGCGATCTGCGCATCACGGTGATCGGCAGCCGCATGGCTGTCGAGTTGAACCGTTGCACCGGCTGA
- a CDS encoding acyl-CoA dehydrogenase codes for MTYRAPVSDITFCLDHIVGFDRVQAASTFEEATTDVVQAILTEAGRICEEVIAPLNRAGDLHPARLENGVVRTSPGFAEGYKAIAEAGFLAISGDPEYGGMGLPLTVTTAVNEMIGSACLSLELNPLMTQGQIEALEHHASDAIKDLYLPKLNTGEWSGTMNLTEPQAGSDVGALTTKAVPNEDGTYAISGQKIYISWGDHDMTENIVHLVLARLPDAPKGTKGISLFLVPKKIPDEKGNPGVANSLSVVSLEHKLGLHGSPTCVMQYDGAQGWLIGEENKGMAAMFTMMNNARLGVGVQGLSIAEAAYQQALEFAQERKQGRSPVENGTGTILDHADVRRMLIEMKAEVFAARAMALDLAVSLDLAKTGDAAAKARAALLTPIAKTYGTETGIKLANMGIQVHGGMGVIEETGAAQFARDVRVTAIYEGTNGIQAMDLVGRKLMDGGTAAFALIDEIEAAGHDTVSAMAQELRRTTEHLLTLEPNDRFGGAVPYLMAFARVLGAHYHAKAAESGDKTRQALAQYHLTRLLPEAQGLMAQARCGAEGLYDLSADDLAA; via the coding sequence ATGACCTATCGCGCCCCCGTTTCCGATATCACCTTCTGCCTCGATCACATCGTGGGATTTGACCGTGTGCAGGCAGCCTCGACCTTCGAGGAGGCCACCACCGATGTCGTGCAGGCGATCCTGACGGAAGCGGGCCGCATCTGCGAGGAGGTCATCGCGCCCCTGAACCGGGCCGGCGATCTGCATCCCGCGCGGCTGGAGAACGGCGTCGTGCGCACTTCGCCGGGGTTTGCGGAGGGCTACAAGGCGATTGCCGAGGCCGGATTCCTCGCGATTTCCGGCGATCCGGAATATGGCGGCATGGGCCTGCCCCTGACCGTGACGACGGCGGTGAACGAGATGATCGGCAGCGCCTGCCTCTCGCTGGAACTGAACCCGCTGATGACGCAAGGCCAGATCGAGGCGCTGGAGCACCACGCCTCGGACGCAATCAAGGACCTCTACCTGCCGAAGCTGAACACCGGCGAATGGAGCGGCACGATGAACCTGACCGAGCCGCAGGCTGGCTCGGACGTTGGCGCGCTGACCACCAAGGCGGTGCCGAACGAAGACGGCACCTACGCGATCTCAGGACAGAAGATCTACATCTCCTGGGGCGATCACGACATGACCGAGAACATCGTGCACCTCGTCCTCGCCCGCCTGCCCGATGCGCCGAAAGGCACCAAGGGCATCAGCCTGTTCCTCGTGCCCAAGAAGATCCCCGACGAGAAGGGCAACCCCGGCGTGGCCAACAGCCTCAGCGTGGTCAGCCTAGAGCACAAGTTGGGCCTGCACGGCTCGCCCACCTGCGTGATGCAGTATGACGGCGCGCAGGGCTGGCTGATCGGCGAAGAGAACAAGGGCATGGCCGCGATGTTCACGATGATGAACAACGCCCGCCTTGGCGTCGGCGTGCAGGGGCTTTCCATTGCCGAGGCCGCCTACCAGCAGGCACTGGAATTCGCGCAGGAGCGCAAGCAGGGCCGCAGCCCGGTGGAGAACGGGACCGGCACGATCCTCGACCACGCGGACGTGCGCCGGATGCTGATCGAGATGAAGGCCGAGGTCTTCGCCGCCCGTGCGATGGCGCTGGACCTTGCCGTCTCGCTCGACCTTGCGAAAACCGGTGACGCCGCCGCGAAGGCCCGCGCCGCCCTCCTCACGCCCATCGCCAAGACCTACGGCACCGAGACCGGCATCAAGCTGGCCAACATGGGCATTCAGGTCCACGGCGGCATGGGCGTGATCGAGGAGACCGGCGCCGCCCAATTCGCCCGCGACGTGCGGGTGACGGCGATCTACGAGGGCACCAACGGCATTCAGGCGATGGACCTCGTCGGGCGCAAGCTGATGGACGGCGGCACCGCGGCCTTCGCGCTCATCGACGAGATCGAGGCGGCGGGACATGACACCGTGAGCGCCATGGCGCAGGAACTGCGCCGCACCACCGAACATCTTCTGACGCTGGAGCCGAACGACCGTTTCGGCGGCGCGGTGCCCTACCTGATGGCTTTTGCCCGGGTTCTGGGCGCGCATTACCACGCCAAGGCGGCTGAAAGCGGCGACAAGACGCGGCAGGCGCTGGCGCAGTATCACCTGACCCGGCTTTTGCCGGAGGCCCAGGGGCTGATGGCACAGGCACGTTGCGGGGCCGAGGGGCTTTACGATCTGTCGGCCGACGATCTGGCCGCCTGA
- the rpsU gene encoding 30S ribosomal protein S21, with product MQVSVRDNNVDQALRALKKKLQREGVFREMKLKQHYEKPSEKRAREKAEAIRRARKLARKKLQREGML from the coding sequence ATGCAGGTCAGTGTTCGCGACAACAATGTCGACCAAGCGCTCCGTGCCCTGAAGAAGAAACTTCAGCGCGAAGGCGTCTTTCGTGAGATGAAGCTCAAGCAACATTACGAAAAACCCTCGGAGAAACGCGCACGCGAGAAGGCGGAAGCAATCCGTCGTGCCCGCAAGCTGGCGCGCAAAAAGCTCCAGCGCGAAGGGATGCTCTAA
- a CDS encoding efflux RND transporter permease subunit, which produces MRDLPPSAGGLLSYFTRHGTAANLILVMMVVAGLAALPQMRAQFFPDVVSDEISVVMSWDGAGAEDVDTGIVSVLEPALLLVPGVTSSEARSQEGRATLSLEFEPGWDMSRAADEVQQALDSVTDLPDDAEEGSVRRGNWFDSVTDVVITGPVATEQIGRFADELVTRLFEVGVTNTSIRGIAAPETMVIVPSVNLIRYDISMAEIASVIADAADTAPAGDVDAANARIRTGSEARSADQIADLTLRIDDDGSALAVGDVARIEVNGVDRERAYFVGEDPAIVIRVQRSEAGDALAIQASVEEVVAELQATLPAGTQIDLINTRAEAISGRLNILLDNALLGLGLVVALLFLFLNARTAFWVAMGIPVAMTAAIALMFVAGITINMISLFALIITLGIVVDDAIVVGEHADFRARHLGEPPVVAAENAARRMAAPVFSATLTTVLAFTGLVAIGGRFGNLIADIPFTVVVVLLASLVECFLILPNHMAHALAHSAKTHWYDWPSRVVNAGFDWVNLRLFRPLMRFVVWARYPVIAFIIVLLSTQTAQYIRGDVIFRFFSAPETGGVTANFAMLDGATRDDSIEQMQEMQRAAEAVGAAFEAEHGVNPLAYVLAEVGGNSGRGLSGTENKSADLLGALSIELISADLRPYSSFAFASAMQDEVRQLPLTETLAFRGGRSGPGGDAIDVQIFGGTSDVLKAASEALQAALAGFPEVSGLEDSMAYDREELSLQLTPQGEALGFQIADLGTTLRNRLGGIEAATYPDGPRTASIRVELPEGELTADFLDRTLLRAGSGQYVPLADIVTVDSRQGFSTIQRENGVRLISVTGDLSDDDPARAEAIMSELQEVIIPQIEESFGVATRLSGLAEQEEAFLTDAATGFILCLIGIYLVLAWIFASWARPLVVMAIIPFGLVGTIFGHVAWDVPLSMFTVVGLIGMTGIIINDSIVLVTTVDEYAENRGLFPAIVDGACDRLRPVLLTTLTTVLGLMPLLWEGSQDAQFLKPTVITLVYGLGFGMVIVLLVVPALLAIGQDFGQQMRGYRRALKARSLSPAFTAGIAALTLATLAIFAATLGAFILTGTMWGPFAALGTSAPMAFVAFALATAALCLAGLGAGLIAKSARRTQPPQNPA; this is translated from the coding sequence ATGCGCGATCTTCCCCCCTCCGCCGGTGGCCTGCTCAGCTACTTCACGCGCCACGGGACCGCGGCGAACCTGATCCTCGTGATGATGGTCGTCGCAGGCCTCGCGGCGCTGCCACAGATGCGCGCGCAGTTCTTCCCGGACGTGGTGAGTGACGAGATCAGCGTCGTGATGTCATGGGACGGCGCCGGCGCCGAGGACGTGGACACCGGCATCGTCTCGGTGCTGGAGCCGGCCTTGCTGCTCGTCCCCGGTGTGACGAGCTCCGAGGCGCGCTCGCAGGAAGGACGCGCCACGCTGTCGTTGGAGTTCGAGCCCGGCTGGGACATGTCCCGCGCGGCCGACGAGGTGCAGCAGGCACTGGACAGTGTCACCGATCTGCCCGACGACGCGGAGGAGGGCTCCGTGCGGCGCGGCAACTGGTTTGACAGCGTCACCGACGTGGTGATCACCGGGCCCGTCGCCACCGAGCAGATCGGGCGCTTTGCCGACGAACTGGTCACGCGGCTGTTCGAGGTCGGTGTCACCAATACCTCGATCCGAGGCATCGCCGCGCCGGAAACCATGGTGATCGTGCCGTCGGTCAACCTGATCCGCTACGACATCTCCATGGCCGAGATCGCAAGCGTCATCGCCGATGCCGCCGATACGGCGCCCGCGGGCGACGTGGACGCGGCCAACGCCCGCATCCGCACCGGCAGCGAGGCGCGCTCGGCCGACCAGATCGCGGACCTCACCCTGCGCATAGATGATGATGGCTCGGCCCTTGCCGTGGGCGACGTGGCCCGGATCGAGGTCAACGGTGTCGACCGCGAACGCGCCTATTTCGTCGGCGAAGACCCCGCCATCGTGATCCGCGTGCAGCGCTCGGAGGCGGGCGACGCGCTGGCCATTCAGGCGTCTGTTGAAGAGGTCGTGGCCGAGTTGCAAGCCACGCTGCCCGCGGGCACCCAGATCGACCTGATCAACACGCGCGCCGAGGCGATCTCGGGGCGGCTTAACATCCTGCTCGACAACGCCCTGTTGGGGCTCGGGCTCGTCGTGGCGCTTCTTTTCCTGTTCCTGAACGCGCGCACGGCCTTCTGGGTGGCGATGGGCATCCCGGTGGCGATGACGGCGGCCATCGCGTTGATGTTCGTGGCAGGAATCACCATCAACATGATCTCGCTTTTCGCGTTGATCATCACGCTCGGCATCGTGGTGGATGACGCCATCGTCGTGGGCGAGCACGCCGATTTTCGCGCGCGCCACTTGGGGGAGCCGCCTGTGGTCGCCGCCGAAAACGCCGCCCGTCGCATGGCCGCGCCGGTCTTCTCCGCCACGCTGACAACGGTGCTGGCCTTCACCGGCCTTGTCGCCATCGGCGGCCGGTTCGGCAACCTGATCGCGGATATTCCCTTCACCGTCGTCGTGGTCCTGCTGGCGAGCCTCGTGGAATGTTTCCTGATCCTGCCCAACCACATGGCCCACGCGCTGGCGCATTCTGCCAAGACCCATTGGTACGACTGGCCCTCGCGCGTGGTGAATGCTGGCTTCGACTGGGTGAACCTCAGGCTCTTCCGCCCGCTGATGCGCTTCGTGGTCTGGGCCCGCTACCCGGTGATCGCCTTCATCATCGTGCTGCTGTCCACGCAAACCGCGCAATACATCCGCGGCGACGTGATCTTCCGCTTCTTCAGCGCGCCCGAGACCGGCGGCGTCACCGCCAACTTCGCCATGCTCGACGGGGCGACGCGCGACGACAGCATCGAGCAGATGCAGGAAATGCAGCGCGCCGCCGAGGCCGTAGGCGCCGCCTTCGAGGCCGAGCACGGTGTGAACCCGCTGGCCTATGTGCTGGCCGAGGTCGGTGGCAACTCCGGCCGCGGATTGAGCGGCACCGAGAACAAGAGCGCCGATCTCTTGGGCGCGCTGTCGATCGAGCTGATTTCGGCCGATCTGCGCCCCTATTCCAGCTTTGCCTTCGCCAGCGCCATGCAGGACGAGGTCCGCCAATTGCCGCTCACCGAGACGCTGGCATTCCGGGGCGGACGCAGCGGCCCCGGCGGCGATGCCATCGACGTGCAGATCTTCGGCGGCACCTCCGACGTCCTGAAAGCCGCCTCGGAGGCGCTGCAGGCCGCGCTCGCAGGGTTCCCCGAGGTCTCGGGCCTGGAGGATTCCATGGCCTACGACCGTGAGGAGCTCTCGCTGCAACTCACCCCGCAGGGCGAAGCGCTCGGCTTCCAGATCGCCGATCTCGGCACCACGCTGCGCAACCGACTGGGCGGCATCGAGGCCGCCACCTATCCCGACGGCCCGCGCACGGCGTCGATCCGGGTGGAACTGCCGGAGGGTGAGCTTACCGCCGATTTCCTCGATCGCACCCTGCTCCGGGCGGGCAGCGGACAATACGTGCCGCTGGCCGACATCGTGACGGTCGACTCGCGCCAGGGCTTCTCCACCATCCAGCGCGAAAACGGCGTGCGGCTGATCTCGGTCACGGGGGATCTGTCCGACGACGATCCCGCCCGCGCCGAGGCGATCATGTCCGAACTGCAGGAGGTGATCATCCCGCAGATCGAGGAGAGCTTCGGCGTGGCGACACGGCTCTCGGGCCTTGCCGAGCAGGAGGAGGCTTTCCTCACCGACGCCGCCACCGGCTTCATCCTCTGCTTGATCGGGATCTACCTCGTGCTGGCGTGGATCTTCGCCTCCTGGGCGCGGCCGCTGGTGGTGATGGCGATCATCCCCTTCGGCCTCGTCGGCACGATCTTCGGCCACGTCGCATGGGACGTGCCGCTGAGCATGTTCACCGTCGTGGGCCTGATCGGCATGACCGGCATCATCATCAACGATTCCATCGTGCTGGTCACGACGGTCGATGAATACGCCGAGAACCGCGGCCTCTTCCCGGCGATCGTCGATGGCGCCTGCGACCGCCTGCGCCCGGTGCTTCTGACCACCCTCACCACGGTTCTGGGCCTGATGCCCCTGCTCTGGGAGGGCTCGCAGGACGCGCAATTCCTCAAACCCACGGTGATTACGCTGGTCTACGGCCTGGGCTTCGGCATGGTCATCGTGCTGCTCGTCGTGCCCGCGCTTCTGGCCATCGGTCAGGACTTCGGCCAGCAGATGCGCGGCTACCGGCGCGCGCTCAAGGCCCGCTCCCTCAGCCCGGCCTTCACCGCGGGCATCGCCGCGCTGACGCTTGCCACCCTCGCGATCTTCGCCGCGACGCTCGGCGCCTTCATCCTCACCGGCACCATGTGGGGCCCCTTCGCGGCCCTTGGCACAAGCGCGCCCATGGCCTTCGTGGCCTTCGCACTCGCCACCGCGGCCCTCTGCCTCGCAGGCCTCGGCGCCGGGCTCATCGCCAAGTCAGCACGCCGCACGCAACCGCCGCAAAACCCGGCCTGA